One Nicotiana tabacum cultivar K326 chromosome 23, ASM71507v2, whole genome shotgun sequence genomic window, tcagagtctaaagaaaataaggaagacaacataataagatagaaggggactccggagtctgcggacgctggcagatatacctcgaagtctcctcgtacagctagtttactgatgcgttgtctgataagatgtacctgggtctgcataaaaagatgtgcagaagcgtagtatgagtacaccacaatggtacccagtaagtgtcaaacctaacctcggtagagtagtgacgaggtcaggtcaggccctactagagaataaataatggcatggtaaaatgtttaaacaatattataagataaaatgacaatgaaaataaatcaagtagtatgtcacatttaattacatcaaataatggcaaataaatacctcgtgaaaacaaaacagaattcttttcaatttaagaaaatcacaacaataatcaaaggcaactgtagccataaatcaatatcaacaagggcactcccgaggtactgcctcgtagtcccaaatcataaataaattcacaatatctcatttctttatctcaccacgggagccttcacaatttattttaaagaaaaaaaattcccgaaatagcatcccgcgttttagccatccttatcataccgcatgacttctagtagtttcccctactagccacacatATCAAGCCattcttatctcaccgcatgcgtttcaatacccaaatcttataccaccacatgcgtatcaatatcacaatatatcataatttgcacctcaggtgctcaaataatttaacctgccaaaataattcaacaacaatattttttcacaataaagagctcacggctcatgtcaaagtaattcaacaataatatttttccacaataaagagctcacggctcatgtcaaaataattcaacaataatattttttcacaataaagagctcactgctccatcacaatgagtacgaaaatcttacaaaaatattgaggagtaaataattcaggaaaataacatttcaaaatctttaatacgttgcttcaatatcaagttttaaaatgtcaaatacttcatattaataatatttaattttaaaaaatcaaccttcaaataatgcacagaataaaagaaaccaagttccaactaaatagataaaataattagcaggaaaaggtcaagcaaatttaaaatataaacattaaatcaataatgaagaatataacaaaacgaaaatttaagattcggaggtcgagttgttatcggaatttggtaaaattggtatggatggactcgtaattgaataggttgtcgAATTgtgtaagtttcgccggattccgagatgtgggccccatgggcgatttttgagctaatttcgtattatattgaaaaatgtagtattttcttatgaaattgattcctatattttttgttgactgtatcgaattaattatgactagatacgagtcgatcggaattagaaaatcgagaaaaaagcatacTACTTAGTTAAATTGGAGTAAatcaaggtaagtgacttgtctaaccttgtgtaggagaaatttcccctaggattggtattaattgtaatgtgatgaaagtcgtgtatacgaggtgacgagtgtgtcaTGACCcataagtccataatcaccatacggagctactgacatcatcaaaattccattccggaatcgtttgcttaaaagtcaactctccggtcaactctttccatttaagcttctaaataaggattgttcttttaatttaattctgaatcttcattaattcaaacttgaccacacccgcgggtcataatgcatattgcgaagctgctcgagaccttaagtcaatgaacggggcgttaattcttaaaacgacatgtcaggtcgttacattctctacctcttaaacacacgttcgtcctcgaacgtgccaagaatctttctgaagactttaaattactgagtgtatccTTACACACATACTCGTGAGTGATTCTACATCCCATAATCTAACATGGGTCCGACAGCACCATCTcggttgagattatttcttttatccatacttataaactttaaaacaattttcttacactccaaacattttttaaaggcctgattttcacatcaacgcacagtattagtctcaaccggctatagcaactcgtgccttcGCACGCATCAGCTtttttgatagtgttgaagtacttcaaaaattttctggggtatttcattcttccccgcttaggatcattcgccctcaaacacataacataatttgtcTCTTCCTTTGCACGTATCAATCCCCCaattttttactaactcccaaatttttcagaaatttcggcagagtctcctctgtaattgggcctaaacacctgccagagtaataccaaacaactcctaacaacacatccataacccaacaaggcaccacaatatatatatcaataacactaatctcatcattacaagcactgcattatcacaatgatatcaggacatgaagcacatcatatgtatgctcatcaccacctCTCTGGTTTTAAAAGCCGTTCATAATTAATTCCCGCATCATCAGTTAATCTCATATTAAacaccacctcatttcgaattttcacaacagtaacaacagaatgtgaggcttGAAGACATCATGATTACTTATTCAGATTAATGAGCCACATTTAACGCCACTTGGGTactcatctcataggctaaaactcaatgtttacagcacgaaaatggctgaatatgcacagaaaatatacaagaattatcaaataagcctaacaggcatgactccctattaatattattgtacaaattaaatttcacaaagggagaattttaaactcataaatatttcaccacaaggacctcgtccttatataatttccaccgcggcttgtagcccgatttaaatattttacattatataaaaatacgaggatctcgtcctcaactccgaatcacaagtattttgcacattgtgccaactgaaattttaatttcctttattttcttttcaatatatttcataaatgattttcacaacacataatgaaccctcgtACTGGTAggacatataattcataaaattggaatcaattattccgaaacacatcaaacccattgtaatgaataataaaaattacttttggacttatatccCTCAATGGTGCCCAAAactaaaatgatagacacgggctaacatcattaaacctcccaacagggataaacatataagtggttcACAAAATTACGATGCTCACCCATAAGCAGAGCATAATAAAAGGActcgcctcaatattcagaaccgaatcaaattaaagaaaaatatccttttataacaaatcaggatcatacctgtaacgacaccatctggtgtatcggcctcagccaaatcatagcgattatatcaacgggtcgggcctccacctcttaggcgccctctacccgtcTGTCCCCCACATCTAACTGGCTGTGCACGTGGGGTAGTAGCTGCACTGGGGCCCATAGTCtgagtgttctgataaaatctgcccctcccaagtctgggacaatctctcataatgtgcctagtgtcaccatactcataacagcccctctgaggtcgcagctgctcgtactgagtctgtgtcgGATAACTAGAATAATCATTGTAaaaatctcgtgtcggtggttcACTATAAGAACTTACTGGGGCAACCCGAATAATCTAATATGCGGACTGAGCCGGCCGACTGCTCGAACCTCCGCCATAatgggtcatagctgaagagtaaaatccactgaaccttCCAGAACTTCGaaaccttttggcctccttagactcttTTTCCtcacctaaaacaccctcaatcctcctcgcaatctccactacttgttgaaatggagtatcagtttgcaactctcgagccatgcatattttaagatcataatcgagcccctcaatgaatctgcggacccgctctctaatggtaggaaccaaagtaggtgcacgacgagctaactcactgaacctgatagcatagtctgacactgtcatggtgccctgatgcaaccattcaaactctgtgcgccacgcatctcggagggtctggggaacaaattccttcaaaaacatctctgaaaattgagcccaagtaggtggtattgcatcggctggtctaccttcttcatagatttgccaccactgatacgctgcgcctgaAAGTTAAAATGTAGTAAAGaaaactccgctcacttccacaatacccatagtgcggagaatacattgataattttctagaaatccttgggcatcctctatagctgtgccactgaaagtaggtggactgtacctcttaaacctctcaagtctcttttgttcttcttctgatgcctctggcccgACCTCAGGTCGAACCAGAATAACAGGTTGTATCGGTACTATACCcgaaacctgaccaacgtgaacctgctgctctggagttgtggtaggagtcgaagctactcccccaatctgcggaatatttggtgcaacagataTCAATCCCGCCTgggttaatgtaccaaacatactcaggaactgtgccaaagtctcttgaagttcgggggtaacaacaggtgtttCTGGTAcgtgtcccccaactggagctactggtggctcctgcACTATttttctgacaggtgctctagtcgcgacacgtgcccttcctcgacctctacctcggccccggcctcttgcagccctagtagtatgtgcggatgcctgctcagctaactcggtagtacgtgtcctcgtcatctttgagagaatagagatacaaaggctcaaattctacaatcaacaaatccgcacgacaggaatgaaagaagtgaaaatttcctaacagttctgtagcctctcgaagataagtacagacatttccgtaccgatccgcaagactctattagactcgTTCATGAcccatagaacctatgaacttagagctctgataccaacttgtcacgacttataagtccataatcaccatacggagctattgccatcatcaaaattccattccggagtcgtttgctcaaaagtcaactctccggtcaactctttccatttaagcttctaaataaggattgttcttttaatttaattctgaatcttcagtaattcaaacccgaccacacccgcgggtcataatacatattgcgatgctgctcaagaccttaagtcactgaacgaggcattaattcttaaaacgacaagtcgtgtcgttataattttagtaattttttatacataaatttatgcttCGCGTCTAAAATTATTGGTCAAATCGAACTCGTGGATACAGTGGTACATTCGCCAATGGTGTTAACTACTATGATTAATGATAATACTGTATATGCACATGTCATATTGCATTCATATTGAATTGAGGTTGGACTAtcattttagaaaaatatttaaatattcttAGTTCGCTATACAAGGAAACAAGTATAGtcgaaaaattaccatttcccTCTTAAATTTATCggaaaatacaataaaaaatcGTCAATATTATAGAAAGCTATCTGCTACTATATTGAATTCAAGTTAGTCTATTTATTTTTCTCACTTCAAGAAATTACAAAAATTAAACGGTGAACATGAAGTTCCAATTTGAGGGATGTTTCCCTACACTTATGTGTAAGACGATTGATTTTGTGGCtctttatatacttatttttaattttatgaccTTGTATCtttctttatatatatgagaaatttatttttatacgtaaaaaatatgtcttttacacgtaaaaaatctaaaaagattttaaaattataaatggacatgatgtaaaaattatttctAGAAAATATTGGTTTACCCAAGGGGTAGAATTTTAGGATCGAAATAATCAGGTATCATGCGTAAGCTAGTAAAACAAATCTTGAACGACAATAAATCAGACAATagaagagaaatataccaaaagagataaatatttaacgtggttcggtcaattgacgTATGTCTACGGTGGAGATGAGCAgtccactatataaaagagagtacaaatatCGAGAAAATAACCTCACGAAGAGGTAAATAAAAGTAGCAGGTAACACTTGTCCGGAAAAGTTCAACCCCTAAACAATAGTCTCAAACCCCTTATGGCTATATTGCCGAAGCTACCGAATGAAAAGGAAGTATCCTCAATTTATAAAgtctaagtgggcgtttggacataaaaattataaaattccaaaagaaagtgaaaaaaaatttcaagtgaaaatgatatttgaaaattagagttgcgtttggatatgaatataattttgggttgtttttgaagtttgtgagtgatctgatcaaaaaatttgaaaaataaattttttggagtttttccaatttttgaaaaattccaaaattcatcttcaagtgaaaactGGATCTTTTATGACCAAACACTGGTTTcgaaaaaaagtaattttttttttatgttaaaacgGGCTCTAAAACTTTTTTCTCTAAGTAAAGTATTagccaaatataaaaaatttataattttttttctcaaaaaggaaaactcaattataataaatatattgttTTTTCACGGAGAGATACGAAAATCAAAATTTATTTGACAAAGCAGTCTCTGTGGGTACAACATAGAGTCACCCTCTTGGCTCTTGTAATAATTTTACTGAATAGTGAATCCCCTCATTAAAGTCTACTACTATACTAGTAGTAGTAGTACTATTTTTTGGCCATGGATACAACCATTAAAACCACAAGAAAAGTTGCAGAGAATCTCCAGTCAAGTCTCAAGAAAGACTCAATACTGCTgtacaatacaatacaagtaGCAGTAGCTGTAACAGTTACTACAGTGAGTTAACTCAAAGATAATGGGTAgttgagagagaaaaaaagaaacaatattttagtgtgtgtgtgtatagagagagagagagatgaaaaGGGGAGAAAAAAGTGGGGTTGAGACAGCAGAAAAGCAAGAAAATTTAGGGGAAAAGTTGAAGAAAATAGGGAAAAGAGGGGGACATAACACACCAGTAATACCCTTTTTGAGGCTCCAAAATTATCATCATAATCATAATAATAGTAGTACTACTACTGTTGTTGTTCAAGAAAGTGAAATTGGAGAAACCCCTTTTCATAATTCTTCAGTTTCTGCTAGAAAACTTGCAGCAATTCTTTGGGAGCTTCATCACTACAACATTCCTTTTTCTAAAATGCAtagtagtaataataatgttgttcCTCATTCAAGAATCAGACGTCTACAGCCTTATCACCACCACAGAAATCACCTTTATGAGGATAGTAGTAGGGTTCTTGAACACCCTGATCCTTCACCAAGTTCACCTGACCTGGTAATTTTAGCTACttttgtttaccttttgttttagtAGTGTCAGAAGTTGGTAATTTAGTTCATATTGTATCATTTAGTGGATGGtttgttattatattttcttgattgtttgtGGTAAAGTTGGAATCTTTGAGTTGATTTTATAGTTCTGAGGGTGTTTGGCTAACTTATTATGTTGTTGGAGTTTCTACCTCATCagaattctctctttttttccaataGCTCTGTGAATGGCAATTACCCTTTTGGTTAACAGTGGCAGAACTTGGTAATTTAGctaattttcttgattgtttgtGGTAAAGTTGGAATCTTTGAGTTGATTTTTTTGTTCTGAGGGTGTTTGCTAACTTATTATATTGTTGGAGTTTCTAGCTCATCAGAATTCTCTCTTGTTTTTTCAATAGCTCTGTGAATGGCAATAACCCTTTTGTTTAATAGTGGTAGAACTTGGTAATTTAGctaattttcttgattgtttgtGGTAAAGTTGGAATCTTCAAGGTTTTGGCTAACTGATGTTGTTGGAGTTGCTAGTTTTTACTGCCCCTTTCTGATTCTCTATCTCTGATGTTCTTTTGTTCTTATTCATCTCAATTTGATCCAAAAGATTTCGACTTTTACAAATCTGAATCAGGTTCTTTATTTGCTTCAAGTAATTCTTGGATTTGTTAGATGATTTGAGTATCTTAGCGTCCAAGAGAACTGCTTGGTTGGCCCTAAAGATTGTAACTTTTTATTTATTCCTTAGTGTATTTCAGGGCGATAAACTTTTAAGGACCAACAAGTGGTTATGCCTCTAACAGGGTATCCTTCAAGGACTAGAAAACTTGTTAAGTTATTGTTTTGTCTAAGTTCCTTTTCATGCCTTTTAATGCTGAGCTGTTTCGAACGCAGGCTGAGATATAATCTATGTTGTGTTCGAATGAAAGGGTTCGAAATGAGCAGATGGATATGGTTGATTGATATGACCGACCATAGATTAGTTTTGCATTAACGCACAGTTCTTGTTGTTGTATTCTTTGCTGTTTGAGTTCTTATCTCTTTTCTAAGTTAGAGTACAATTTGAGCTAGCAAAGTTTTGAAATTGCTAAGCATTCACTGTGACATTTGTGTTTTTTTAATGCCAGCCAGGAAGTGCAGGCAGTTTGAGGAGGCATGTTACTGCATCATTGATGCAACATCATCGATCAATTGAAAGGACCAACCATGCAATTCAACCTGTATCTCCTGCAAGCTATGGAAGTTCAATGGAGGTAAAGAGAGTTCGTAATTTGCATCGATGACATCTTTATGGGCAATACTTAACTATACTAGGGAGAAGGTCAATTATGCAGTATTTCATTAAGGAATTTAGAGCTGATGGAAActgaaggggagccttggtgctacggtaaagttgtctctgtgTGACCTACAGGTCACGGGTTCCAGCCGTGGAATTAGTCATTGATAGCTTGCATCAGGGTAGGTTGCCTACATAACACCCCTTGGGGTAATGCGAGATGCttcgtgcaccgggctgccctttttttagAGCTGATGGAAACTATTTCTCAAAGTAACTTAGGTAAAGAGATCTTATACTCTTTGCATCGCAAATCCTCGAAGCCTAATGTCCATTAACTTTAGTTGACTCTTTGCAGCCATAGAATAAATGTCCTTATATCCTAGTTGTTGATTATTCCAATTTTCATAGCTTCTTTCACTACGAACATCTTGAGAGGATCAATTTTTTTTTCTAGAGGACATTTTATCTCATGGTTCCGAAAAGTGTTTAGTAACTTAAATTGGCCATTATTATTCATTGTGGTTGAGGGAGTCCTCTCCACACCAGTGAGTCAAAAGTTCAAGGCTGATAGCCTGAAAGTGATTCATAACTTGAAAAACTTGCTCCACTAGTTATTTCTCTCGGTAACTATGGAGCAGTCATCAGCTATCCTTTGACCAACATTTGGAGTTTTCTCTTTAGTTTATCTTCAATGTCTGTTTCCTTCCTAGTTATTGCTGGATTAATCTGATTGATAACTGCAAAATAAACAATCAGGAATGCAATTGAAGCAGGCAGTTCCATTCCATTTTCTTCAATCGCTTTTGAGCAGGCTATTGTTCCAGTGGATATCGGACAATTTAGGGCATGATTaaaatcttttaaatttgaattctAAGAAGTTTGTTCCACTGGTGGAAGACCTGCAGGAACCGtttcttttaatatttatttcattttctcaaaacttGACTCACAAGGCCAATGGTTCAAATCTCATAAGCAACATTTTCTTGTTGCCACCTTTACGGTGCTATAGTTTGTCTGTAGGTCATGTGTCCCAAGTTTCTCTATCTTGAATGGATCTAATGTGACTTGTGATGTGCTTCTAGGTAAACCAAAAAGAATACTTATGCCAAGTACAACGACGAAAATGACCTTAAAGAATACTTATGCCAAGTAAACCAAAAAGAATACTTATGCCAAGTACAACGACGAAAATGACCTTAAAATTTTCTTCTACACCTTTAGATTGGTAGATGATACAGGGCAAGTACAACGAACGAGAATATCACTCAATAACTTGTTGTTTTAAGGATAATACTTGTGAATTCTTCATTATCAGAAAAGAATATCATGTAAATTCTTTCCTAATAATGCATCTAAAGCTTCACATGTATATTCTTTCAGATTGCACCTTACAACGCTGCAGCAACACCAACTAGTTCTATAGATTTGAAAGGGAGAATTGGAGAGGCAAGTTACAGCCTAAAAACATCTACGGAACTACTAAAAGTACTGAATCGAATCTGGAGCCTGGAAGAGCAGCACACATCTAACATGTCACTCGTGAAAGCATTAAAGAAAGAACTAGATCATGCTCGTGTCCGGATCAAGGACTTGGTGCGACATCAGCAAGTGGATAGACATGAAATAGATGAATTGATGAAGCAGATAACAGAGGAAAAAGTGGCAAGGAAAAGTAAGGAGCAAGATCGGATTAATTCTGCTATTCAATCTGTCAGAGATGAACTGGAAGACGAAAGGAAGCTAAGAAAACGCTCCGAGACCCTGCATCGGAGACTAGCTAGGGAGCTGTATGAGGTGAAAACATCTCTTGCAAATGCTTTGAAAGAGAGGGACAAAGAGAAGAAGTCACGACAACTTCTGGAAGACCTCTGTGATGAGTTTGCTTGGGGAATAAGACATTATGAAGAAGAGCTTCATTCTGTAAGACAGAAATCCGACAAGGATTGGACTGAAAGGACTAACGGAGATCAACTAATTCTGCACATTTCTGAAGCATGGCTTGATGAACGGATGCAGACAAAAATAGAACCTCAATATGGTCAAGGTGATAACAGCTCAATCATAGAAAAATTCAGGTCTGAAATAGAGACCTTTCTTCAAACTAAACAAACTGGTATTAGGAATAATGCTAGCTTAGGAGATCCCACTGACCGAAGAGGTTCTCGGGTTTCCATCCCTCTTAATGTTCCTGGCAGTGCTCCACAAGATGAGGGTGACGACGAGGATTCTGTTAGCAGTGATTCACACTGTTTTGAGTTGCAAAAACCAAGTGCTGCTGAAGAAACAATGAGACCAACTTACATTTTGAGGAAACCTGCATTACACGAAAGGTCAAAAGGTAGCAGCGTGTCTAATTTGCAAGTGAAGTTTGAAGAACAGATGGCTCGAGCTTCATTACCAAGTGAAAGCAGGAACCATCTTGACAATCAGGATCCGGGAGAAACTAGTGAAAAGAACCAAGTTGAAATTAGCACTTCGAAGAAGTTCGAAATCTGTGAAGTAACAGAAGAAAGTAATAGTTCTGGGAAAAAGAATAAAGCTGATGGAACACCTGGAGTCAACTCAAATTATATGATTGATGAATTAATTAGAAGTCACTATTTGTTGTCAGAAGGTGGAAACGTGCCACCTGAAAATGATTATGAGTTAGCTTCTTATGGAACCTCAGTGAGGAGGGCTCGGGCTAGTCCGGTCAGGCAATGGACTGAGAAGCTTCCCTCGCATGAGAACGTATCTGAGTCATCTACTAAATTGCCACCAGATTTAAAGGAGAATACTTTGAAGGCCAAGCTACTGGAAGCAAGAACAAGGGGTCAACGTTCACGATCGCGTTTGAAAGGCACCAAGATTTCCTTCTAGTTCTAATGTTTATATGCTTTGGTAGCTTGAAACAGCATAATGCATGTCAGTATTATGCAAATCTGTATACCAGATAAATAGTCGTTGCATGGCAAGTCAACAACATATATAGATGAGATGAAGCAAAATATTTACTTCTGAATCCTGACGGATCCTTTTGCAACGACGGATGAGATGGGAAGTTCAACTGTAACAGCTCAGCATCATGTTCGAGTGCCTCCACGGAGATCTGGGTGTTCTGTTTAAGGGTGGTTATTAAAGAATCTTGTTACATTAGCTGCACATCATGCACATTTTTCAGAAAAAGGTTACTACTTTCCTTCAGTGTATATTGAATGCTTCTGGTGTAGGCAATCTTTTGACTAGTTGGATGATTTTTGTACCTTTATGTTTCATTCAGCTTTGAGTACATTAATGGTGGCTATATGCTAGTACAATGACACAAGCTCCTTAGTTATAAAAATGTCCTTTTGTATCTCCTCGAGTCAATAAAAGACCTGAGAAACTTGCTTTTAAATGTACATAGGATTCTTGTTCTCTGGGTCCCCTTATATAATTGCTTGTGTTTTCTCATTCAAGTCTATAACAGTTGTCCATAGGTTATACAGTGGTGGACCTGAAAACAAGGCTAGAGACATCATTTCGTCAAATATTTTCACCAAGGTAAAAAGCCGGGAGGTAAAAAATACGAGGTGGTTTATTTCTATCTGCCTAAGTCTTTGATAGATAAAGTTACCTGAAACATGTGCCGGTGGAAGATAACAAGTAGTCGAGATGTGCGCAAGCTGGTTCAGACACCACCATCatccccaaaaaataaaaaaataaatccaaaatcacaacTTTGAAGTTCTTAAGCATTTGTGTAAGAACAGGTTCCATTATACAAAGGTTACCTTAATCAAATAACTGAAAGGGCAATGTAAAAGAGGCCAACTCCCCCAAACCACAAGACAAGTTCTTGATTTCTGGATATGAACAATACAAGCTAAACAGCAATGCAGCTGTTAACAACTAGACTATTAAGAAGAGTCATCATTAAGTCATCTTCCTTAAGATTAGTTTGTCTTTGGAATGAAAGGCAGTATTTCCTTCCTAAGTTCAATAGCAAAATCTGACACAAAATCTAAAATGAAAAACTTCATGTTGGGCTTCTATTTTCTTTGATAAAATGGGCTTCTCTATTAGTGTCAGTGCTTAATAAGTCCAATTCTCTCCTTAATTGGAGAAAAAACAAATCagaaatagctagatttacaattggtaattgaaaaataaccacaatttcaaaagtaatcaaaatttagtcattttgtCATGTAAAGATGAAATCTGAATAAAAACACTCTTAAAAATATggaaatattccagcataatatgttggagttcgaaTGTTTTAGGTATGAGCTTCCAACATATtgtgctggaatttcataatatgatggagttccaacataatatactggaagtaggagctccataatccagcatattatgttggaactttccgtgtgctggagttccagcataatatgctggaagtttatacgcaggaACTCCATAATCTAGCATAtgatgctggaactttccgtgtttcagtaaaatagtggttatttttcaatgactttacaaacactgattattttttaattaccagtccgaaaacttgATAGGCCATGATATTTTCACCCGTAATTGCTTCGCTAGTCTCTGCTGATATATATTTGGGCCTTACTCAAGAAACAAGGAACAATCGAACGATTTGGCTGCGTGTGCTTTCTAAATCGGATTATATTTAGGATTTTAGTCATATATATTGACAATTTTTACTCTATTAGTGTTGGTTAATCGTTTGTAACAAGTCATATACCATATTTTTCTATTAATTAGCTTGGATTGAGAGAGCTTTCTAATAACCTTGGTCAAAGAAatatctctctctatatatatataattgaggaAATAGTAGAGTTGATGTGTCACCTCCCATAGATGAGGAttgctatttatttatttttttcctgTTTTTTAGCTTTTGTTA contains:
- the LOC107760701 gene encoding uncharacterized protein At5g41620-like — encoded protein: MKRGEKSGVETAEKQENLGEKLKKIGKRGGHNTPVIPFLRLQNYHHNHNNSSTTTVVVQESEIGETPFHNSSVSARKLAAILWELHHYNIPFSKMHSSNNNVVPHSRIRRLQPYHHHRNHLYEDSSRVLEHPDPSPSSPDLPGSAGSLRRHVTASLMQHHRSIERTNHAIQPVSPASYGSSMEIAPYNAAATPTSSIDLKGRIGEASYSLKTSTELLKVLNRIWSLEEQHTSNMSLVKALKKELDHARVRIKDLVRHQQVDRHEIDELMKQITEEKVARKSKEQDRINSAIQSVRDELEDERKLRKRSETLHRRLARELYEVKTSLANALKERDKEKKSRQLLEDLCDEFAWGIRHYEEELHSVRQKSDKDWTERTNGDQLILHISEAWLDERMQTKIEPQYGQGDNSSIIEKFRSEIETFLQTKQTGIRNNASLGDPTDRRGSRVSIPLNVPGSAPQDEGDDEDSVSSDSHCFELQKPSAAEETMRPTYILRKPALHERSKGSSVSNLQVKFEEQMARASLPSESRNHLDNQDPGETSEKNQVEISTSKKFEICEVTEESNSSGKKNKADGTPGVNSNYMIDELIRSHYLLSEGGNVPPENDYELASYGTSVRRARASPVRQWTEKLPSHENVSESSTKLPPDLKENTLKAKLLEARTRGQRSRSRLKGTKISF